A window from Nitrosopumilus adriaticus encodes these proteins:
- a CDS encoding three component ABC system middle component yields the protein MIEWEERPIEVQSLLNPAFCGEIMLECIKTYNVKSGSFPITLAFLIFPLVLHQPTREILPFSSKYLHSALNQNKEVLIGFSQRANHMISITIETLFFLLQTEVLKVDSYGKITINKKVKLSKIPESRDSEIQDCLNKSHQLGRLFSKGGKPSTIYAMFGVRP from the coding sequence ATGATAGAATGGGAAGAGAGACCAATTGAAGTACAATCACTCTTAAATCCTGCATTTTGTGGCGAAATAATGTTAGAATGTATTAAAACATATAATGTAAAAAGCGGATCTTTCCCAATCACTTTAGCATTTTTAATTTTCCCTTTAGTTCTACATCAACCTACTAGAGAGATTCTACCTTTTTCATCAAAATATCTTCATAGTGCTCTAAATCAAAATAAGGAAGTCCTAATAGGATTTTCACAAAGAGCAAACCATATGATTTCAATTACTATTGAAACATTATTCTTTTTACTTCAAACAGAAGTTTTGAAAGTTGACTCATATGGAAAAATAACAATAAACAAAAAAGTAAAACTTAGTAAAATTCCAGAATCAAGAGATTCAGAAATTCAAGATTGTCTAAATAAATCTCATCAGCTTGGAAGATTATTTTCTAAAGGGGGAAAACCCTCAACAATCTATGCAATGTTTGGAGTAAGACCCTAA
- a CDS encoding ABC-three component system protein — translation MVKNQLSQYSATESGLGFLYQFEVAFLTLLKNPGNEISIETIDDVVVEKNDKILEIIQSKHHVSEKGSLHNTSQDIWKTLNIWLDGFNEIKKNNPFVKRILLTTDESKTTQAAYFLQQDEQVRNPKKAMDILENIAKTSDALKNKKIYKKFLRFNPELKKELFESIYVFDGSLKIQDARNKIMNEIAKRGRKEFEKQFFERVWGLWINMVTDILATKSKSTISYDEFHSHIQDIRDEFNRESLPIDFIYKDPTQKQIKTYMDKIFVQQLNWIMATEPIIELAIVDYWKAYQQRSKWIKDELLFDKELIQYEKRLVDAWKKQFEMKKWELGTSKENSKKIEKGREILNWVNSTTSLCIRDRCTEPYVTQGSYHMLANRKKIGWHVDFEKKLKSIIRHATETPA, via the coding sequence TTGGTTAAAAATCAATTATCGCAATATTCAGCAACAGAGTCAGGGTTGGGGTTTCTTTATCAATTCGAAGTAGCATTTCTCACATTGCTTAAGAATCCAGGAAATGAAATTTCCATTGAAACAATTGATGATGTGGTTGTTGAAAAAAATGACAAAATATTAGAAATAATTCAATCCAAACATCACGTATCAGAAAAGGGGTCGTTACATAACACTAGCCAAGATATTTGGAAAACATTAAACATATGGTTAGATGGGTTTAATGAAATAAAAAAGAACAATCCATTTGTAAAAAGGATTTTGTTAACAACGGATGAATCAAAGACTACGCAAGCCGCATATTTTTTACAACAAGATGAACAGGTAAGAAACCCAAAAAAAGCAATGGACATATTAGAAAATATTGCAAAAACATCAGACGCTCTAAAAAATAAAAAAATATATAAAAAATTCCTAAGATTTAATCCAGAATTAAAAAAGGAGTTGTTTGAATCAATTTATGTTTTTGATGGTTCATTAAAAATTCAAGATGCGAGAAACAAGATAATGAATGAGATTGCGAAGAGAGGTAGAAAAGAATTTGAAAAACAGTTTTTTGAAAGAGTATGGGGACTTTGGATAAATATGGTAACAGACATTCTAGCTACAAAATCTAAATCTACAATTAGCTATGATGAATTTCACTCACACATTCAAGATATCAGAGATGAGTTCAATAGAGAATCATTACCAATAGATTTTATTTACAAAGATCCAACACAAAAACAAATAAAAACATACATGGATAAAATATTTGTTCAGCAATTGAATTGGATTATGGCAACAGAACCAATTATCGAATTAGCAATAGTGGATTATTGGAAGGCATATCAACAACGTTCCAAATGGATTAAAGATGAATTGTTATTTGATAAAGAATTGATTCAGTATGAAAAAAGGTTAGTAGATGCATGGAAAAAACAATTTGAGATGAAAAAATGGGAATTGGGAACTTCTAAAGAAAACTCAAAAAAGATTGAAAAAGGAAGAGAAATTCTAAATTGGGTCAATAGCACTACATCCCTTTGCATAAGGGACAGATGTACTGAACCATATGTAACCCAAGGTAGTTATCATATGCTAGCCAATAGGAAAAAAATTGGATGGCATGTAGATTTTGAAAAGAAATTGAAGAGCATCATAAGACATGCCACGGAGACTCCAGCATGA
- a CDS encoding AN1-type zinc finger domain-containing protein, giving the protein MSSDKICNYLGCNTEVDFFNSKKCKFCHNMYCFDHIQLENHECGKTIHVKYLRKNWLRKYELNISSGQYKVVCDQCGYQSGFSLIDFAGKERETHIQTHSCDGSKVFLEGVE; this is encoded by the coding sequence ATGAGCTCTGATAAAATATGTAATTATTTAGGATGTAATACTGAGGTAGATTTTTTCAATAGTAAAAAATGTAAATTTTGTCATAATATGTATTGCTTTGATCACATACAACTTGAAAATCATGAATGTGGAAAGACTATTCATGTAAAATATTTGAGAAAAAATTGGCTTCGAAAATACGAACTAAACATTAGTAGTGGACAATACAAAGTGGTCTGTGATCAATGTGGATATCAATCAGGTTTTTCATTAATTGATTTTGCAGGTAAAGAAAGAGAAACGCACATTCAGACACACAGTTGTGATGGCTCAAAAGTATTCTTAGAGGGTGTAGAATGA
- a CDS encoding DUF3732 domain-containing protein, protein MQIKEIVIYNKKGQKRILKIKEDEVNIITGKSGTGKSSLIDIVEYCLGRSSCKIPKGVIRNHASWYGVLLTHREENIFVARENPPGIQKSTQFAYIERGKNVESPENIPQTNSTNDEIAVTLSEILGISPNKNFPKMGHTRNPLSANIKHSSFLCFQKKEEIDSSQVMFHRQAEQGRIQDIKDTLPYFLGAIREDELALKHELEKEERLLRIAEITLKEAEMLKGDEISQSISLVEEAIDCGIIKSEIKNESQTDRTKILEKVSIWRPGKPTQFNDNLEILQDEANELTKKLSLQDRKIRAAESFANELTGFSSEMLHQKNRLDSIGIFEHLSQKNKECPFCKGELEHKIPEIESIKNTLKDLDEDLEYTIKERPQLRKKISNLKRERETIHSEIQQKLKDIEGVIQSRQGLLEERDLRFRQAQVSARAKFWLDNVRLTDETSQLKIDVKKRSEKVQELRRELDEEKKQQRLNSILNRIGEKMTRWARELKLEHSEFPVRINMSTANIIIDSEEGSIALDEIGSSENLLGYHLVTFFALHEYLRNHKRPVPGFLFLDQPSQVYFPKDTEFDDMKEVLDEDRENVLKIYKFIFKRTKEIPEFQVIITDHADINDKKFQSVINERWRDGMALIPREWIEG, encoded by the coding sequence ATGCAGATTAAAGAGATTGTCATTTATAACAAAAAAGGACAAAAAAGAATTTTAAAAATCAAAGAAGACGAAGTGAATATAATCACAGGTAAATCTGGAACTGGAAAATCATCATTGATAGATATTGTAGAATATTGTTTGGGAAGAAGTTCCTGTAAAATTCCAAAAGGAGTCATCAGAAATCATGCTAGTTGGTACGGAGTTCTATTAACACATAGAGAAGAAAACATTTTCGTTGCAAGAGAAAACCCACCAGGGATACAAAAATCCACACAATTTGCATATATTGAACGAGGCAAAAATGTAGAATCGCCTGAGAATATACCTCAAACAAATTCAACTAATGATGAAATAGCAGTAACATTAAGTGAAATTTTAGGAATATCGCCTAACAAAAATTTCCCAAAAATGGGGCATACTAGGAACCCATTATCTGCAAATATCAAACACTCATCCTTCCTATGCTTTCAGAAAAAAGAGGAAATTGATTCTAGTCAAGTAATGTTTCACAGACAAGCTGAACAAGGTAGAATTCAAGATATCAAAGATACATTACCATATTTTCTAGGTGCGATACGTGAGGATGAATTAGCACTAAAACATGAATTAGAAAAAGAAGAAAGACTTCTCCGAATAGCTGAAATTACATTAAAAGAGGCAGAGATGCTAAAGGGGGATGAAATCAGTCAATCTATCAGTTTAGTTGAAGAAGCAATTGATTGTGGAATTATCAAATCTGAAATAAAAAATGAAAGTCAAACGGACAGAACAAAAATTTTAGAAAAAGTTTCAATATGGAGACCAGGTAAACCAACGCAATTTAATGATAATTTAGAAATTCTACAAGATGAGGCGAATGAATTAACTAAAAAATTATCATTACAAGATAGAAAAATAAGAGCAGCAGAAAGTTTTGCAAATGAATTAACTGGATTTTCAAGTGAAATGCTTCATCAAAAAAATAGATTAGATTCAATTGGAATATTTGAACACCTAAGTCAAAAAAATAAAGAGTGTCCTTTTTGCAAAGGAGAATTAGAACATAAAATTCCAGAAATCGAATCGATAAAAAACACATTAAAAGATCTTGATGAAGATTTAGAATATACGATTAAAGAGCGCCCACAATTAAGGAAAAAAATCTCCAATTTAAAAAGAGAAAGAGAAACCATACATTCAGAAATACAACAAAAATTGAAAGACATAGAGGGAGTTATTCAAAGTAGACAGGGGTTACTTGAAGAAAGAGATTTGAGATTTAGACAAGCACAAGTATCAGCTAGAGCAAAATTTTGGTTAGATAATGTCAGATTAACGGATGAGACATCACAATTAAAAATAGATGTCAAAAAAAGATCTGAAAAAGTTCAAGAATTAAGGAGAGAATTAGATGAAGAGAAAAAGCAACAACGTCTGAACTCGATTTTAAATAGAATCGGTGAAAAAATGACAAGATGGGCAAGAGAGTTGAAGTTAGAACATTCTGAATTCCCTGTTCGTATAAACATGTCTACAGCCAACATTATCATAGACTCTGAAGAAGGATCTATAGCACTAGATGAAATAGGAAGTAGTGAAAATTTGCTTGGATATCACCTAGTAACATTTTTTGCACTACATGAATATCTAAGAAATCATAAAAGACCTGTACCCGGATTTTTATTTTTAGATCAACCATCACAGGTCTATTTTCCAAAAGATACGGAATTCGATGATATGAAGGAAGTTCTAGACGAAGATAGAGAAAATGTTTTGAAAATATACAAATTCATTTTTAAACGAACAAAAGAAATCCCTGAATTCCAAGTAATTATCACTGATCATGCAGACATAAATGATAAAAAATTCCAATCAGTAATTAATGAAAGATGGCGAGATGGCATGGCACTTATTCCTAGAGAATGGATAGAAGGATAA